In Streptomyces sp. ML-6, the genomic stretch GAGCGACACCATGGCTCCCGCCGATGCGCACGCCGACGCGGGCCCCGTTTCCGCCGCACAGGCCGACACGGGCGCCGAGGACACCCTGGACCTGCCGCTCTCCGGAGAAATCCTCGCCCTGTTCGGGGAGGACCCGGCGGCCACCCCGGCACCGGCCGCGCCCGCGTCGTCCCGCACGGACGGCGCGGGCGCGGCCGTTTCCCGCCCGGTCACGGGCGGGGCGCCCCCGTCCGATCTGCTCGACCACCCGGCCGACTGGCGACCGGTCACCACCCCGGCCGGAGTGTTCCAGCTCGTCCCGGTACGACTGGAGCGCGACCTCGCCGTGCTGAGCCGCTGGATGAACGACCCCGCCGTCGCGGCCTTCTGGGAACTCGCCGGACCGGAGACCGTCACGGCCGACCACCTCCGCCCCCAGATCGAGGGCGACGGACGCAGCGTCCCGTGCCTGGGCGTCCTGGCGGGCGTTCCCATGAGCTACTGGGAGATCTACCGCGCGGATCTCGACCCGCTGGCGCGCCACTACCCCGCCCGACCGCACGACACCGGAATCCACCTGCTCATCGGCGGCGTGAACAACCGCGGCCGCGGCATCGGCACCACCCTGCTGCGGGCCGTCTCCGACCTCGTGCTCGACAACCGCCCGCGATGCGCCCGGGTCGTCGCCGAGCCCGACCTCCGCAACACCCCGTCGGTCTCCGCCTTCCTGAGCGCAGGATTCCGCTTCTCCGCCGAACTCGAACTTCCCGACAAGCGAGCCGCCCTGATGGTCCGCGACCGCGCCCACCGCGTCCACCTGTGAACGCCCGTGCCCACCTGCGAACGACCGTGCCCACCTGTGAACGAACTGCCGTGCAACTCATATCGTCCGAACCCCATCGGTTCCGTCCCGAGGAGTCACCGTGCCGAAATATCCCACGAGCCATGATTTGGCGGAGCCCGTCGAGCTGCTCAGCGCGCCGGAACTGAACCGGACGGTCTGGGACCGGGCCGCCGCCCGACTGCTCGCGAAGATGCTCGCCGAATTCGCCTACGAGGAACTCGTCGAGCCGGTCGCCCAGGAGGGCGGGGACGGCGACACCTACACCCTCGGGCTCGACGACGGCGCCGTCCTCGGCTTCCGGGCCCGCCGGGGCGTGTACGACAGCTGGCGGGTCGACCCCGACTCGATCGTCGAGACACGGGGGAGCGCACCGAAGGACCCGGCGGGCGCGGACCACGCCCCGAACACGCCCGGCGCACCCCCCGGCGACGAGAAGACCGGCCCCGTCCCCTTCCGGGACCCGCTGCGGTTCCTCGTACGGGCCCGCCACCTCCTGGACATCGACGGCGCCACCCTCGGCCACCTCATCCGCGAGATCACCACCACCCTCGCCGCCGACGCCCGGCTCGACCACACCGCGCTCCCGGCGGCCCGGCTGGCCGAACTCGACTACGCCGAGCTGGAAGGACACCAGACCGGCCACCCCTGGCTCGTCGCCAACAAGGGCCGCCTCGGTCTCTCCGCCGCCGACACCTCCCGCCACACCCCCGAGGCCCGCCACCCGGTCAGGCTGCCGTGGATCGCGGTCTCCACGAAGATCGCCGCCTACCGCGGGGCGGGCGGCCTGGCCGACCCCGAGCGGCTGTACACCCGGGAACTCGATCCGGCGGTCCGCGACTCCTTCGCCGCCGAGCTCCGCGGCCGCGGCCTCGACCCGGACGACTACCTCTTCCTCCCCGTGCACCCCTGGCAGTGGGACGAATGGATCGTCCCGGTCTTCGCCCCCGCCATCGCCACCGACGACATCGTGCCGCTCCCCGCCGACCCGGACCTCCGGCTACCGCAGCAGTCCATCCGCACCTTCTCCAACGTGACCCGCACCGACCGGCACACCGTCAAGCTGCCCCTGTCGATCCTCAACACGCTGGTCTGGCGGGGACTGCCGACCGAGCGCACCCTCGCGGCCCCCGCCGTCACCACCTGGGTCCAGGGCCTGCGCGACCAGGACGCCTTCCTCCGCGACACCTGCGGGGTCATCCTGCTCGGCGAGGTCGCCTCGGTCACGGTCGAGCACCCGCTCTACGACCGCCTCCCCGAGGCCCCGTACCAGTTCAAGGAGATCCTCGGCGCGATCTGGCGCGAACCCCTCCAGCCCCGGCTCGCACCGGGCGAGCGGGCCCGGACCCTCGCCTCGCTGCTCCACGCCGACCCGCAGGGACGTGCCTTCACCGCCGAGCTCGTCGCCCGCTCCGGACTCGCCCCCACCGCCTGGCTGACCCGGCTGTTCGCCGCGCTGCTCCCGCCGCTGCTGCACTTCCTCTACCGCTACGGCACGGTCTTCTCCCCGCACGGCGAGAACGCCATCGTGGTCTTCGACGAGCAGGACGTGCCGGTGCGCCTGGCGATCAAGGACTTCGTGGACGACGTGAACGTCAGCGCCCGGCCGCTGCCGGAGCACGAGTCGATGCCCGAGGACGTGCGCCGCACCCTGCTCACCGAGGAGCCCTCCTTCCTCACCCAGTTCATCCAGGCCGGACTGTTCGTCGGGGTGTTCCGCTTCCTCTCCCCGCTGTGCGAGGAACAGCTGGGGGTCCCGGAGGCCGATTTCTGGTCACTTGTCCGCGCCGAGATCCTGCGGTACCACGCACGCTTCCCCGAGCTGAAGGAGCGGTTCGAGACGTTCGACCTGCTCGCACCCCGGATCGAGCGGCTCTGTCTCAACCGCAACCGTCTGCACGTCGACGGATACCGGGACCGCCCCGAACGCCCGCACGCCGCCATCCACGGGACCATTCCCAATCCGCTGCACCCCTCCTCCTGAGGCCGGGAGTGATCGCCGTTGTCAGTGGCGCCCCGTAGGGTGGTCGGGCTATGACGAAGCCATCCCTCCCCGATCTCCTGCACGCCGCCGTGACCGCCGTCGGCGGTACGGAAAGGCCGGGCCAGGCCGCCATGGCCGAGGCCGTCGCCGAGGCCGTCGACGACAATTCCCATCTGCTCGTCCAGGCCGGCACCGGCACCGGCAAGTCCCTCGGCTACCTGGTGCCCGCGCTGGCGCACGGGGAGCGCGTCGTGGTGGCCACGGCGACCCTGGCGCTGCAGCGGCAGCTCGTGGAGCGGGATCTTCCGCGCACGGTCGACGCCCTCCACCCGTTGCTGCGCCGGCGCCCCCAGTTCGCCATGCTCAAGGGCCGCTCGAACTACCTCTGTCTGCACCGGCTCCACGAAGGGGTGCCGCAGGACGAGGAGGAGGGGCTCTTCGACCAGTTCGAGGCCGCGGCCCCGTCGAGCAAGCTCGGTCAGGACCTGCTGCGACTGCGGGACTGGTCCGACGAGACCGAGTCCGGCGACCGCGACGACCTGACCCCCGGGGTCTCCGACCGCGCCTGGGCGCAGGTCTCGGTCTCCTCCCGCGAATGTCTCGGCGCGAGCAAATGCGCGTACGGTGCGGAGTGCTTCGCCGAGCTGGCCCGGGAGCAGGCCAAGCTCGCCGATGTCGTCGTCACCAACCACGCCCTGCTCGCCATCGACGCCATCGAGGGCGCCCCGGTCCTCCCGCAGCACGAGGTGCTGATTGTCGACGAGGCCCACGAGCTGGTCTCCCGGGTCACCGGAGTGGCCACCGGCGAGCTCACCCCGAGCCAGGTCAACCGCGCCGTGCGCCGGGCGGCGAAGCTGGTCAACGAGAAGGCGGCCGACGCCCTGCAGACCGCGTCGGAGGGGTTCGAGCGGGTGATGGAGCTGGCGCTCCCCGGCCGTCTGGAGGAGGTTCCCGAGGACCTCAACTACGCGCTGCTGGCGCTCCGCGACGCCGCGCGTACGGTGATCTCGGCGCTGGGGGCCACCCGGGACAAGTCCGTCCAGGACGAGGACGCCGTCCGCAAGCAGGCCCTGGCGTCGGTGGAGACGATCCACGGCGTCGCCGAGCGCATCACCCAGGGCTCGGAGTACGACGTCGTCTGGTACGAGCGCCACGACCGCTTCGGCGCTTCGCTGCGGGTCGCCCCGCTCTCCGTCTCGGGGCTGCTGCGCGAGAAGCTCTTCACCGAGCGGTCCGTCGTCCTCACCTCGGCCACGCTCAAGCTCGGCGGGGATTTCAACGGGGTGGGGGCCTCGCTGGGTCTCGCCCCCGAGGGCACCACGGGCGACGACCTCCCGCAGTGGAAGGGGCTGGACGTCGGCTCCCCGTTCGACTACCCGAGGCAGGGCATCCTGTACGTCGCCCGGCACCTGGCCACCCCGGGGCGGGAGGCGTCCCGCACCGACATGCTGGAGGAGCTCGCCGAGCTGGTGGAGGCGGCCGGGGGGCGCACCCTCGGGCTGTTCTCCTCCATGCGGGCGGCCCAGGCCGCCGCCGAGGAGCTGCGGGGCCGACTTGACAAGCCGATCCTGCTGCAGGGCGAGGAGACGCTTGGCGAGCTGATCAAGAATTTCGCGGCCGATCCGGAGACCTGCCTCTTCGGCACGCTGTCGCTCTGGCAGGGCGTCGATGTGCCGGGGGCCAGCTGCCAGCTGGTGGTCATGGACCGGATCCCGTTCCCGCGCCCCGACGATCCGCTGATGAGCGCCCGCCAGAAGGCGGTCGAGGAGGCGGGGGGCAACGGGTTCATGGCGGTCGCGGCGACACACGCGGCGCTTCTGATGGCCCAGGGCGCCGGTCGGCTCGTACGGGCCACGGGGGACAAGGGAGTGGTCGCGGTACTCGACCCGCGCCTGGCCAACGCCCGGTACGGGAGCTATCTGCGCGCCTCGTTGCCCGACTTCTGGTACACCACCGACCGCAACCAGGCGCGCCGCTCGCTCGCGGCGATCGACGCGGCGGCCAAGGCCGACGGCAAGTAGGCCGGACCGGGACGCTCAAGCACGGGCACCCGTACGCGGGCGCGGGTGTCCCGGCGTAAGGGTGCCCGTGCGCGAGGGAACCGGGGCATGGGCAGACCCCGGGATCGGCGCAGTGGATCCCGGGGCCCGGTCCGAGCGGGCGGGTCGTCACACCCGCCGCAGTACCGCCACCACCTTGCCGAGGATCGTCGCCTCGTCGCCGGGGATCGGCTGGTACGCGGAGTTGTGCGGGAGCAGCCACACATGGCCGTCCTCCCGCTTGAAGCGCTTGACCGTGGCCTCGCCGTCGAGCATGGCGGCCACGATGTCACCGTTCTCCGCGACGGGCTGGCGGCGCACGGTGACCCAGTCGCCGTCGCAGATCGCCGCCTCGATCATCGAGTCGCCGACGACCTTGAGGACGAACAGCTCTCCGTCACCGACCAGTTGGCGGGGGAGGGGGAAGACGTCCTCGACCGACTCCTCGGCGAGGATCGGACCACCGGCCGCGATCCGGCCGACCAGCGGTACGTACGACGCCGCGGGCTTGCCGGTCGTGTCGGTGGGCTGCGAGCTGGGCTGGTCCGAGCCGCGGACCTCGTACGCCCGGGGGCGGTGCGGGTCGCGGCGCAGGAACCCCTTGCGCTCCAGGGCCATCAGCTGATGGGCGACGGAGGACGTACTGGACAGGCCCACCGCCTGGCCGATCTCGCGCATCGAGGGCGGGTAGCCGCGCCGCTGCACGGAGTCCCGGATCACCTCGATCACCCGCCGCTGCCGGTCCGTGAGCCCCGAGCTGTCCGCCCGGATGCCGGGAGGTCGACCGGGCAAGGAGCGCGCTGGGCGCGCGGGCTCCGGCCCCTCCATGTTCGTGACTGAGTCATTCATGGCATGCACCGGCTCGAATCGGCTCTGGGAGCGGTCCTGGACGGTGATGGTGGCGCTGTCTGCGGTGGTGGTCACGTCGGCCCCTCTCGAATGGTCTCCCTGGCTGGACAACGGTAGTAGCTTTCGAAAGGTTGCGCCAAACACACGTTCGAGTGAAAAACGAATAAAAGTCTGTCCAGTGCTGACCGCTGGGTGTATGGGCGGTGGCCGGGTGTCATGATCCACCGCCGGGCCGGCCGGTGATCCGGGCGGTTCACGGTAGCGGCCGCCGGGGCGTCGCCGGCGCGCGGGGCGGACGGACCGGGGCGGTCGCGCGGGAGGGCTCCGGGGTGTTGTCGGGGTCCGACAGCGGGAGCCCCGCGATCCTGGCCGCCCCGCCGTTCCCGTACCCTCTTCCACGGCCGTACGCTGCCTGCCGATCGCTCGTGATGCACGACACGCGGTAGGGCTGGATGTGCAACCAAACCCAAGATCTAGTGGTTGGATTGCCTCGGCCGCCCAGAAGTTGTGGTCCCCGGTCGGCCGGGGGTGTGGCCATCGCCTATGCTTGTCACTGCTTCGAGGGGCCCCTGCGGGCCCTGCAGAGGCTATTCAGTCGTGCTGTGAAGGAGGGTTGGGAGCCATGCACTGCCCCTTCTGCAGGCACCCCGACAGCCGGGTCGTCGACAGTCGCACCACCGATGACGGCACGTCCATCCGACGCCGCCGCCAGTGCCCCGACTGCTCCCGCCGTTTCACCACGGTGGAGACCTGTTCGCTGATGGTGGTGAAGCGCAGCGGCGTGACCGAGCCCTTCAGCCGCACCAAGGTCATCTCCGGCGTGCGCAAGGCGTGCCAGGGCCGGCCGGTCACCGAGGACGCCCTCGCCAAGCTCGGCCAGCGGGTCGAGGAGGCGGTGCGTGCCACCGGCAGCGCCGAGCTGACCACGCACGACGTGGGCCTGGCCATCCTCGGCCCCCTGCAGGAACTCGACCTCGTCGCGTACCTGCGCTTCGCGTCCGTGTACCGGGCGTTCGACACACTCGAAGACTTCGAGGCCGCCATCGCGGAACTCCGTGAGGAGCGGCCTCCCGCGAAAGAACGCGGGAAGGGCGAGACCCCCGCGGTCCCCGTTCCCGCCGTCGCCGCCGACTAGAGCGGCACCGGCCTGCCGCCACGGGTCCGTGGACCGGCGGTGGGGCGGCTTCATGAACCTGCTTCGGGCGCTGTGTGGTGCCCGAAGCATCAGAGACAGACTGTGCCCCGGGAAGTTCTGGGCACTTCAGGGCGTTTTTGCCCACATATGGGAGGCGGCATGACAGAGACGGCGAGCGGCCCGGCACGAGGTTCCCGTACCAAGGGATCCAAGGCGAGCAAGGGTCTGCGCATCGAGCGCATCCACACCACCCCCGGCGTGCATCCGTACGACGAGGTGACGTGGGAGCGCCGTGACGTCGTCATGACCAACTGGCGCGACGGCTCGATCAACTTCGAGCAGCGTGGCGTCGAGTTCCCCGACTTCTGGTCGGTGAACGCGGTCAACATCGTCACCAGCAAGTACTTCCGCGGGGCCGTCGGCACCCCGCAGCGCGAGACCGGTCTGAAGCAGCTCATCGACCGGATCGTGAAGACGTACCGCAAGGCCGGCGAGGACCACGGCTACTTCGCCTCTCCCGCGGACGCCGAGATCTTCGAGCACGAGCTGGCGTACGCCCTCCTGCACCAGATCTTCAGCTTCAACTCGCCGGTCTGGTTCAACGTCGGCACGCCCCAGCCGCAGCAGGTCTCCGCCTGCTTCATCCTGTCCGTCGACGACTCCATGGAGTCGATCCTCGACTGGTACAAGGAAGAGGGCATGATCTTCAAGGGCGGCTCCGGTGCCGGCCTGAACCTCTCCCGCATCCGCTCCTCCAAGGAGCTGCTGTCCTCCGGCGGCAACGCCTCCGGTCCGGTCTCCTTCATGCGCGGCGCCGACGCCTCCGCCGGAACGATCAAGTCCGGCGGCGCCACCCGACGCGCGGCCAAAATGGTCATTCTCGACGTCGACCACCCCGACATCGAGAACTTCATCGAGACCAAGGTCAAGGAGGAGGAGAAGATCCGCGCCCTGCGCGACGCGGGCTTCGACATGGACCTGGGCGGCGACGACATCACGTCGGTCCAGTACCAGAACGCCAACAACTCGGTCCGGGTGAACGACGAGTTCATGAAGGCCGTGGAGGCCGGCGGCAAGTTCGGGCTGCGCGCCCGGATGACCGGCGAGGTCATCGAGGAGGTCGAGGCCAAGTCCCTCTTCCGCAAGATGGCGGAGGCGGCCTGGGCGTGCGCCGACCCGGGCATCCAGTACGACGACACGATCAACCAGTGGCACACCTGCCCGGAGTCCGGCCGGATCAACGGCTCGAACCCCTGCAGCGAGTACATGCACCTGGACAACACCTCGTGCAACCTCGCCTCGCTGAACCTCATGAAGTTCCTCAAGGACGACGGCAAGGGCAACCAGTCCTTCGAGTCCGAGCGCTTCGCCAAGGTCGTCGAGCTGGTCATCACCGCGATGGACATCTCCATCTGCTTCGCGGACTTCCCGACCCAGAAGATCGGTGAGAACACCCGCGCCTTCCGTCAGCTGGGCATCGGTTACGCCAACCTCGGCGCCCTGCTGATGGCGACCGGCCACGCCTACGACAGCGACGGCGGCCGCGCCCTCGCGGGGGCCATCACCTCGCTGATGACCGGCACCTCGTACAAGCGCTCCGCCGAACTCGCCGCGGTCGTCGGCCCGTACGACGGCTACGCCCGCAACGCCGAGCCGCACCAGCGCGTCATGAAGCAGCACGCCGACGCCAACGCCGCGGCCGTCCGCATGGACGACCTGGACAGCCCGATCTGGGCCGCCGCCACGGAGGCCTGGCAGGACGTGATCCGCCTCGGCGCGAAGAACGGTTTCCGCAACTCGCAGGCCTCGGTCATCGCGCCCACCGGCACCATCGGTCTCGCGATGTCCTGTGACACCACCGGTCTCGAGCCCGACCTCGCCCTGGTCAAGTTCAAGAAGCTGGTCGGCGGCGGCTCGATGCAGATCGTGAACGGCACCGTCCCGCAGGCCCTGCGCCGCCTGGGCTACCAGGAGGAGCAGATCGAGGCGATCGTCGCCCACATCGCCGAGCACGGCAACGTGATCGACGCCCCCGGTCTGAAGACCGAGCACTACGAGGTCTTCGACTGCGCCATGGGCGAGCGCTCCATCTCCGCGATGGGCCACGTCCGCATGATGGCCGCGATCCAGCCGTGGATCTCCGGCGCCCTGTCCAAGACGGTGAACCTGCCGGAGACGGCCACCGTCGAGGACGTCGAGGAGGTCTACTTCGAGGCGTGGAAGATGGGCGTCAAGGCGCTCGCCATCTACCGCGACAACTGCAAGGTCGGCCAGCCCCTCTCCGCGAAGACCAAGGAGAAGGAGAAGGCGGAGGTCACGGCCAAGGCCGAGGAGACCATCCGTACCGCGGTCGAGAAGGTCGTCGAGTACCGCCCGGTCCGCAAGCGTCTCCCCAAGGGCCGCCCCGGCATCACCACCTCCTTCACGGTGGGCGGCGCGGAGGGCTACATGACCGCCAACTCCTACCCGGACGACGGTCTCGGCGAGGTCTTCCTGAAGATGTCCAAGCAGGGTTCGACTCTCGCGGGCATGATGGACGCCTTCTCCATCGCCGTCTCGGTCGGTCTGCAGTACGGCGTCCCGCTGGAGACGTACGTCTCGAAGTTCACCAACATGCGCTTCGAGCCGGCCGGCATGACGGACGACCCGGACGTGCGGATGGCACAGTCGATCGTCGACTACATCTTCCGCCGCCTCGCGCTGGACTTCCTGCCCTTCGAGACCCGCTCCGCCCTGGGCATCCACTCGGCCGAGGAGCGTCAGCGCCACCTCGACACCGGTTCGTACGAACCCTCCCTGGAGGACGAGGAACTGGACGTCGAGGGCCTGGCCCAGTCCGCACCGCTGCGGACGGAGCCGCTGAAGGCGGTGGCCGCGGTGCAGGAGGCCGAGAAGCCCGCGCCGAAGACCGCGCACACCTCGGCGGAACTCGTCGAGATGCAGCTGGGCATCAGCGCGGACGCGCCGCTCTGCTTCTCCTGCGGCACGAAGATGCAGCGCGCCGGATCCTGCTACATCTGCGAGGGCTGCGGCTCGACCAGCGGTTGCAGCTGATACCGGGTGCGATCGAGTCCGACGCGGCGTTGAGCGTCCGCCGCTGAGGACACCGGACCGCG encodes the following:
- a CDS encoding ATP-dependent DNA helicase, whose translation is MTKPSLPDLLHAAVTAVGGTERPGQAAMAEAVAEAVDDNSHLLVQAGTGTGKSLGYLVPALAHGERVVVATATLALQRQLVERDLPRTVDALHPLLRRRPQFAMLKGRSNYLCLHRLHEGVPQDEEEGLFDQFEAAAPSSKLGQDLLRLRDWSDETESGDRDDLTPGVSDRAWAQVSVSSRECLGASKCAYGAECFAELAREQAKLADVVVTNHALLAIDAIEGAPVLPQHEVLIVDEAHELVSRVTGVATGELTPSQVNRAVRRAAKLVNEKAADALQTASEGFERVMELALPGRLEEVPEDLNYALLALRDAARTVISALGATRDKSVQDEDAVRKQALASVETIHGVAERITQGSEYDVVWYERHDRFGASLRVAPLSVSGLLREKLFTERSVVLTSATLKLGGDFNGVGASLGLAPEGTTGDDLPQWKGLDVGSPFDYPRQGILYVARHLATPGREASRTDMLEELAELVEAAGGRTLGLFSSMRAAQAAAEELRGRLDKPILLQGEETLGELIKNFAADPETCLFGTLSLWQGVDVPGASCQLVVMDRIPFPRPDDPLMSARQKAVEEAGGNGFMAVAATHAALLMAQGAGRLVRATGDKGVVAVLDPRLANARYGSYLRASLPDFWYTTDRNQARRSLAAIDAAAKADGK
- the lexA gene encoding transcriptional repressor LexA, with amino-acid sequence MTTTADSATITVQDRSQSRFEPVHAMNDSVTNMEGPEPARPARSLPGRPPGIRADSSGLTDRQRRVIEVIRDSVQRRGYPPSMREIGQAVGLSSTSSVAHQLMALERKGFLRRDPHRPRAYEVRGSDQPSSQPTDTTGKPAASYVPLVGRIAAGGPILAEESVEDVFPLPRQLVGDGELFVLKVVGDSMIEAAICDGDWVTVRRQPVAENGDIVAAMLDGEATVKRFKREDGHVWLLPHNSAYQPIPGDEATILGKVVAVLRRV
- the nrdR gene encoding transcriptional regulator NrdR; its protein translation is MHCPFCRHPDSRVVDSRTTDDGTSIRRRRQCPDCSRRFTTVETCSLMVVKRSGVTEPFSRTKVISGVRKACQGRPVTEDALAKLGQRVEEAVRATGSAELTTHDVGLAILGPLQELDLVAYLRFASVYRAFDTLEDFEAAIAELREERPPAKERGKGETPAVPVPAVAAD
- a CDS encoding vitamin B12-dependent ribonucleotide reductase, whose amino-acid sequence is MTETASGPARGSRTKGSKASKGLRIERIHTTPGVHPYDEVTWERRDVVMTNWRDGSINFEQRGVEFPDFWSVNAVNIVTSKYFRGAVGTPQRETGLKQLIDRIVKTYRKAGEDHGYFASPADAEIFEHELAYALLHQIFSFNSPVWFNVGTPQPQQVSACFILSVDDSMESILDWYKEEGMIFKGGSGAGLNLSRIRSSKELLSSGGNASGPVSFMRGADASAGTIKSGGATRRAAKMVILDVDHPDIENFIETKVKEEEKIRALRDAGFDMDLGGDDITSVQYQNANNSVRVNDEFMKAVEAGGKFGLRARMTGEVIEEVEAKSLFRKMAEAAWACADPGIQYDDTINQWHTCPESGRINGSNPCSEYMHLDNTSCNLASLNLMKFLKDDGKGNQSFESERFAKVVELVITAMDISICFADFPTQKIGENTRAFRQLGIGYANLGALLMATGHAYDSDGGRALAGAITSLMTGTSYKRSAELAAVVGPYDGYARNAEPHQRVMKQHADANAAAVRMDDLDSPIWAAATEAWQDVIRLGAKNGFRNSQASVIAPTGTIGLAMSCDTTGLEPDLALVKFKKLVGGGSMQIVNGTVPQALRRLGYQEEQIEAIVAHIAEHGNVIDAPGLKTEHYEVFDCAMGERSISAMGHVRMMAAIQPWISGALSKTVNLPETATVEDVEEVYFEAWKMGVKALAIYRDNCKVGQPLSAKTKEKEKAEVTAKAEETIRTAVEKVVEYRPVRKRLPKGRPGITTSFTVGGAEGYMTANSYPDDGLGEVFLKMSKQGSTLAGMMDAFSIAVSVGLQYGVPLETYVSKFTNMRFEPAGMTDDPDVRMAQSIVDYIFRRLALDFLPFETRSALGIHSAEERQRHLDTGSYEPSLEDEELDVEGLAQSAPLRTEPLKAVAAVQEAEKPAPKTAHTSAELVEMQLGISADAPLCFSCGTKMQRAGSCYICEGCGSTSGCS
- a CDS encoding IucA/IucC family siderophore biosynthesis protein, with the protein product MPKYPTSHDLAEPVELLSAPELNRTVWDRAAARLLAKMLAEFAYEELVEPVAQEGGDGDTYTLGLDDGAVLGFRARRGVYDSWRVDPDSIVETRGSAPKDPAGADHAPNTPGAPPGDEKTGPVPFRDPLRFLVRARHLLDIDGATLGHLIREITTTLAADARLDHTALPAARLAELDYAELEGHQTGHPWLVANKGRLGLSAADTSRHTPEARHPVRLPWIAVSTKIAAYRGAGGLADPERLYTRELDPAVRDSFAAELRGRGLDPDDYLFLPVHPWQWDEWIVPVFAPAIATDDIVPLPADPDLRLPQQSIRTFSNVTRTDRHTVKLPLSILNTLVWRGLPTERTLAAPAVTTWVQGLRDQDAFLRDTCGVILLGEVASVTVEHPLYDRLPEAPYQFKEILGAIWREPLQPRLAPGERARTLASLLHADPQGRAFTAELVARSGLAPTAWLTRLFAALLPPLLHFLYRYGTVFSPHGENAIVVFDEQDVPVRLAIKDFVDDVNVSARPLPEHESMPEDVRRTLLTEEPSFLTQFIQAGLFVGVFRFLSPLCEEQLGVPEADFWSLVRAEILRYHARFPELKERFETFDLLAPRIERLCLNRNRLHVDGYRDRPERPHAAIHGTIPNPLHPSS
- a CDS encoding GNAT family N-acetyltransferase; this translates as MAPADAHADAGPVSAAQADTGAEDTLDLPLSGEILALFGEDPAATPAPAAPASSRTDGAGAAVSRPVTGGAPPSDLLDHPADWRPVTTPAGVFQLVPVRLERDLAVLSRWMNDPAVAAFWELAGPETVTADHLRPQIEGDGRSVPCLGVLAGVPMSYWEIYRADLDPLARHYPARPHDTGIHLLIGGVNNRGRGIGTTLLRAVSDLVLDNRPRCARVVAEPDLRNTPSVSAFLSAGFRFSAELELPDKRAALMVRDRAHRVHL